A region of Mesorhizobium sp. AR02 DNA encodes the following proteins:
- a CDS encoding ABC transporter permease, with the protein MTAAVEGSPPWRMTRARRNALLQSEPVQGFALISPTFLYALILLVLPILVVIAHSFWTQHYLTIDRTFTLENYRVALTEPIYRDLLWRSLYISLTVSLFTVILAYPIAYFISFHGGRHKSLWLFLITIPFWTSYLLRVMSWKVILGYNGVLNSGLMGLGIIDEPSTALLYNSSAVIITLTHAWAAFAILPIFVSLEKVDRTLVEAATDLGDGPLRSFLRVTLPLSAPGVISAALIVMIPTVGDYVTPKLVGGKDGVMIANAIQAQFGKAANWPLGAALSVTTMLIVTLMAGATVLIIRALQRLAR; encoded by the coding sequence ATGACGGCGGCTGTGGAGGGGTCGCCCCCGTGGCGCATGACGCGGGCCAGACGAAATGCCCTTCTGCAATCCGAGCCCGTCCAGGGCTTTGCCCTGATCAGTCCGACCTTTCTCTACGCCCTCATCCTGCTGGTCCTGCCGATCCTGGTGGTCATCGCCCACTCCTTCTGGACGCAGCACTACCTGACCATCGACCGCACCTTCACACTGGAAAACTACCGCGTCGCGCTGACCGAGCCGATTTACCGCGATCTGTTGTGGCGCTCCCTCTACATCTCGCTGACGGTCAGCCTGTTCACCGTCATCCTCGCCTATCCGATCGCCTACTTCATTTCCTTCCATGGCGGCCGTCACAAGAGCCTGTGGCTGTTCCTCATCACCATCCCGTTCTGGACCAGCTATCTCCTGCGCGTGATGTCGTGGAAGGTCATTCTCGGCTATAATGGCGTGCTCAATTCCGGCCTGATGGGCCTTGGCATCATCGACGAGCCGTCGACGGCGCTGCTCTACAATTCAAGCGCCGTCATCATCACCCTCACCCACGCATGGGCGGCCTTCGCCATCCTGCCGATCTTCGTCTCGCTGGAAAAGGTCGACCGTACGCTGGTCGAAGCGGCCACCGATCTCGGCGATGGTCCCTTGCGCTCATTCCTGCGTGTGACCTTGCCGCTGTCGGCACCGGGCGTCATCTCGGCGGCGCTGATCGTCATGATCCCGACCGTTGGCGATTACGTCACGCCGAAGCTGGTCGGCGGCAAGGACGGGGTCATGATCGCCAACGCCATCCAGGCGCAGTTCGGCAAGGCGGCCAACTGGCCGCTGGGTGCCGCCCTTTCCGTCACCACCATGCTGATCGTCACCCTGATGGCGGGCGCCACCGTGCTGATCATCCGCGCACTGCAGAGGCTGGCACGATGA
- a CDS encoding methyltransferase domain-containing protein, whose amino-acid sequence MIETADAEYDDTAIRFLEALWGEGYLSPGGPEEVDLVVDGLSLKGKTILDIGCGSGGIALHLIERHGAAHAIGFDVEQPVIEAARQRAAARGLADRASFVQAPPGPLPFADRSFDVVFSKDALLHVPDKDGLFAEIFRVLKPGGVFAASNWMIGHDGEPSPEMKAYVAAEGLSFAMASPARYAQAMRRAGFADVTVRDRNPWYREVARGELERLKGPLYAPVAAVVGVAYVDKNIKTWEAMQKVLDSGEHRPTHLRGWKPVG is encoded by the coding sequence ATGATCGAAACGGCAGATGCCGAGTATGACGACACCGCCATCCGCTTCCTCGAGGCGCTGTGGGGCGAGGGTTACTTGTCGCCGGGCGGACCTGAAGAGGTCGACCTGGTGGTCGACGGACTTTCGCTCAAAGGCAAGACGATCCTCGATATCGGCTGCGGCTCCGGCGGCATTGCGCTGCATCTGATCGAGCGCCATGGCGCCGCCCACGCCATCGGCTTCGATGTCGAGCAGCCGGTGATCGAGGCGGCCAGGCAGCGGGCCGCCGCGCGCGGGCTGGCGGACCGCGCCAGCTTCGTTCAGGCCCCACCCGGACCGCTGCCATTCGCCGATCGCTCCTTCGATGTCGTCTTTTCCAAGGATGCGCTGCTGCATGTGCCCGACAAGGACGGCCTGTTCGCCGAAATCTTCCGCGTACTGAAGCCGGGCGGCGTCTTTGCCGCTTCCAACTGGATGATTGGGCATGACGGCGAACCGTCACCCGAGATGAAGGCCTACGTCGCCGCCGAGGGGCTGTCCTTCGCCATGGCCTCGCCGGCGCGCTATGCGCAGGCGATGCGCCGGGCTGGCTTTGCCGATGTCACCGTCAGAGACCGCAACCCCTGGTACCGCGAGGTCGCTCGCGGCGAGCTGGAGAGGCTGAAAGGACCGCTCTATGCACCGGTCGCCGCCGTGGTCGGCGTGGCCTATGTTGACAAGAACATCAAGACCTGGGAGGCCATGCAGAAGGTGCTTGACAGTGGCGAGCACCGCCCCACTCATCTGCGCGGTTGGAAGCCGGTTGGATAG
- a CDS encoding ABC transporter permease — MRARRFLSGGWLSVYAFLYVVFLYLPVIFLPIFSINTAPTPKFPLTGFTLQWYADLPHTPALLDAAWNSLKVGVSASILATVLGILAARSITRYRYPGRRTINGLIMAPLVLPEVIVAISMLLVMLQLGLSLSLFTVVLGHVLVCVPYSMTVLTSGFEGFDRSLEEASADLGESAFGTFRRVTLPMVAPAIISSLLVCFTISLDEFIIAFFLTGTEATLPIYIWGQLRFASKLPGVLALGTLLLVASFLLMTIAEILRRRAARRTQNEGGLYA, encoded by the coding sequence ATGAGGGCGCGGCGTTTCCTGTCGGGCGGCTGGCTGTCCGTCTATGCGTTCCTCTATGTCGTCTTCCTCTATCTGCCTGTCATCTTCCTGCCGATCTTCTCGATCAACACGGCGCCAACGCCAAAATTCCCGCTCACCGGCTTCACCCTGCAATGGTATGCGGACCTGCCGCACACGCCGGCCCTGCTCGACGCCGCCTGGAACAGCCTGAAAGTCGGCGTCTCGGCTTCGATCCTCGCTACGGTGCTTGGCATCCTCGCCGCGCGCTCCATCACCCGCTACCGCTACCCCGGCCGCCGCACGATCAACGGCCTGATCATGGCGCCGCTGGTGCTGCCTGAGGTGATCGTCGCCATCTCGATGCTGCTGGTGATGCTGCAGCTGGGCCTGAGCCTTTCGCTGTTCACCGTCGTGCTCGGCCACGTGCTGGTCTGCGTCCCCTATTCGATGACGGTGCTGACCTCCGGCTTCGAGGGTTTCGACCGCAGCCTGGAGGAAGCCTCCGCCGACCTCGGCGAAAGCGCCTTCGGCACCTTCCGCCGGGTGACGCTGCCGATGGTGGCACCGGCGATCATCTCCAGCCTGCTCGTCTGCTTCACCATTTCGCTCGACGAGTTCATCATCGCCTTCTTCCTGACCGGCACCGAAGCAACATTGCCGATCTACATCTGGGGCCAGTTGCGTTTCGCCTCGAAACTGCCGGGCGTGCTGGCGCTGGGCACGCTGCTGCTCGTTGCCTCTTTCCTGTTGATGACAATCGCCGAAATCCTGCGTCGCCGCGCGGCCAGACGCACCCAGAACGAGGGAGGCCTCTATGCCTGA
- a CDS encoding phytoene desaturase family protein, producing MKAWDAIIIGGGHNGLVNACYLQRAGLDVLVVEKNDWVGGAATSRELTPGFLYSNCSYVCSLFRPEIMRDLELPRFGLQVISYEGGAVFTRDGDYLANYRDHDAHRREFARFSRRDAEAYDRYARDVTRQCRFIQPLLMRTAPDPTSLKPRDLGELLYLGKKFAGLSAEEMALTLRFWTMSISEFLDEYFETDVIKANFALSGIIGTALGPMSPGTAYVLLHHYMGEVDGSVGAWGYARGGMGAVTKALAASFKASGGTIRTGAEVDHVLVNRGKAKGVVLAGGEEIYGKLVVSNADVKRTFLKLVEEKELPDIFLRRVKNFKIRGSSGKVNIALDSLPEFPALPKDSPVYRGDMHFTDSMERMERAYDDWKAGRWSADPFLDMVIPTTLDPTMAPPGKHFMSCFVQYAPPKVNGREWTDADRDGFAESVIAQIADYSPGFRDRIVHMEVRTPREIEAEVGLTEGNIFQGELTFDQLLFNRPVPGYAQYRSPVGGLYMCGSSTHPGGGVMGAPGRNAAAEILRDLAKSTSHMSPAHDVI from the coding sequence ATGAAAGCTTGGGACGCGATCATCATCGGCGGCGGACACAACGGCCTGGTCAACGCCTGCTATCTGCAGCGCGCCGGGCTCGACGTGCTGGTGGTCGAGAAGAACGACTGGGTCGGCGGTGCCGCCACCAGCCGCGAGCTGACACCGGGTTTCCTCTACTCCAACTGCTCCTATGTCTGCTCGCTGTTCCGCCCGGAGATCATGCGCGACCTCGAACTGCCGCGCTTTGGCCTGCAGGTCATCTCCTACGAGGGCGGCGCGGTGTTCACCCGCGACGGCGACTACCTCGCCAACTACCGCGACCACGACGCACACCGGCGCGAGTTCGCCCGCTTCTCCAGGCGCGATGCCGAAGCCTATGACCGCTACGCCCGCGACGTGACGCGGCAGTGCCGTTTCATCCAGCCGCTGCTGATGCGCACCGCACCCGACCCGACCAGCCTCAAGCCGCGCGATCTCGGCGAATTGCTCTATCTCGGCAAGAAGTTTGCCGGCCTTTCAGCTGAAGAAATGGCGCTGACGCTGCGCTTCTGGACGATGTCGATCTCGGAATTCCTCGACGAATATTTCGAGACCGATGTCATCAAGGCGAACTTCGCGCTGTCCGGCATCATCGGCACCGCTCTGGGGCCAATGTCGCCCGGCACGGCTTACGTGCTGCTGCACCACTATATGGGCGAAGTCGACGGCTCGGTCGGCGCCTGGGGCTATGCACGCGGCGGCATGGGCGCGGTCACCAAGGCGCTGGCCGCGTCGTTCAAGGCCTCGGGCGGAACGATCCGCACCGGCGCCGAGGTCGACCATGTGCTGGTGAACCGGGGCAAGGCGAAAGGCGTGGTGCTGGCCGGCGGCGAGGAGATCTACGGCAAGCTCGTCGTCTCCAATGCCGATGTGAAGCGCACCTTCCTGAAACTGGTCGAGGAAAAGGAACTGCCCGACATCTTCCTGCGGCGGGTGAAGAACTTCAAGATCCGTGGCTCCTCGGGCAAGGTCAACATCGCACTCGATTCGCTGCCGGAATTCCCGGCACTGCCGAAGGATTCGCCAGTCTATCGCGGCGACATGCATTTCACCGATTCGATGGAACGCATGGAGCGTGCCTATGACGATTGGAAAGCCGGGCGCTGGTCGGCCGACCCGTTCCTCGACATGGTGATCCCAACGACGCTGGACCCAACGATGGCGCCGCCCGGCAAGCACTTCATGAGCTGCTTCGTGCAGTATGCGCCGCCAAAGGTGAACGGCCGAGAATGGACCGACGCCGACCGCGACGGCTTCGCCGAGAGCGTGATCGCGCAGATCGCTGACTATTCGCCGGGCTTCCGCGACCGCATCGTCCACATGGAAGTGCGCACGCCGCGCGAGATCGAGGCCGAGGTCGGCCTCACCGAAGGCAACATCTTTCAGGGCGAACTGACTTTCGACCAGTTGCTGTTCAACCGCCCGGTGCCAGGCTACGCGCAATATCGCTCGCCGGTTGGCGGCCTCTATATGTGCGGCTCCTCGACCCATCCCGGCGGCGGTGTCATGGGCGCGCCCGGCCGCAATGCCGCCGCCGAAATCCTGCGCGATCTCGCCAAATCCACCTCGCATATGAGCCCGGCCCATGACGTCATTTAA
- a CDS encoding extracellular solute-binding protein, which translates to MTPMLRRLALAAACTIGAGAAYAWAEGGGDLVVFDWSGYEDPLLHPAYTAKHGAEPTFAFFGDEDEAFEKMRAGFKTDIAHPCSQSVAKWRDAGLLQPLDTSRIAGWKDLNPGIMAMKNLTTTADGKAWFMPFDWGNTALLYRTDNVTAQEAQSLRILADPKFKGRVTIGDNVDDAYALASLVIGLKDWTKMTDAQFKEASDFLRQVHKNVRLYWTDSSDIDQAFSGNEVDLAWGWGQTLIAMNGQGVPVAMNRDTREGMSTWVCGYVLMKDAPGKLDQAYDFLSAVNAPDISKYMVTTFGYGHGNSAGMAAVDHKVLAERGFDDIDKFLDKTLFQQPVAPELKKRMVDEFEKIKAGY; encoded by the coding sequence ATGACGCCAATGCTACGCCGCCTGGCACTTGCCGCCGCCTGCACGATCGGCGCCGGCGCGGCCTATGCCTGGGCGGAAGGTGGCGGCGATCTCGTGGTGTTCGACTGGTCCGGTTACGAGGATCCGCTGCTGCACCCCGCCTACACCGCCAAACACGGCGCCGAGCCGACCTTTGCCTTCTTCGGCGACGAGGATGAGGCCTTCGAGAAGATGCGAGCGGGCTTCAAGACCGACATTGCCCATCCCTGTTCGCAAAGCGTGGCGAAATGGCGTGACGCGGGCCTGTTGCAGCCGCTCGACACCTCCCGGATTGCCGGCTGGAAGGACCTCAATCCCGGCATCATGGCGATGAAGAACCTCACCACCACCGCTGACGGCAAGGCCTGGTTCATGCCGTTCGACTGGGGCAATACGGCACTGCTCTACCGTACCGACAATGTGACGGCTCAAGAGGCGCAATCGCTGAGGATCCTGGCCGATCCGAAGTTCAAGGGCCGCGTCACTATCGGCGACAATGTCGACGACGCCTACGCGCTGGCAAGCCTGGTCATCGGCCTGAAGGACTGGACCAAGATGACCGACGCGCAGTTCAAGGAGGCGTCCGATTTCCTGCGCCAGGTGCACAAGAACGTCCGTCTCTACTGGACAGACTCGAGCGACATCGACCAGGCTTTTTCCGGCAATGAGGTCGATCTCGCCTGGGGCTGGGGCCAGACACTGATCGCGATGAACGGGCAAGGTGTTCCCGTTGCCATGAACCGCGACACCAGGGAAGGCATGTCGACCTGGGTGTGCGGCTATGTGCTGATGAAGGACGCGCCGGGCAAGCTCGACCAGGCCTATGATTTCCTGAGCGCGGTCAATGCGCCGGACATTTCCAAATACATGGTCACGACGTTCGGCTACGGCCATGGCAACAGCGCCGGCATGGCCGCGGTCGACCACAAGGTGCTGGCCGAGCGCGGTTTCGACGACATCGACAAGTTCCTCGACAAGACGCTGTTCCAGCAGCCGGTCGCGCCCGAACTGAAGAAGCGCATGGTCGACGAGTTCGAGAAGATCAAGGCCGGCTATTGA
- a CDS encoding ABC transporter substrate-binding protein translates to MKKLSRRLTLTLALGGALAASAAAFAVAADKDLIVFDWSGYEDPSFHPKYVEKNGDSPTFAFFGDEDEAFEKVRSGFKADLGHPCSQSVTKWREAGLLQPLDTSKIAGWKDLNPGIMAMKNLATTDDGKAWFMPWDWGNTQLTYNSSKIDAKDVQSLKAFADPKFKGRVSIGDNVDDAYALASLAIGLRDWTKMTDDQFKQASDFLRQVHKNVRSYWTDTTDIVQLLSGGEVDLAWAWNDATVQSVKAGVPIKSVKDTNEGISTWVCGYVLFKDAPGNIDKAYDYLNAVNDPETAKVLVKDWGYGQANAKGMAGVDPAILKEKGYDDVQKFVDKTLFQSPLPSDLKLKMIAEFEKIKAGY, encoded by the coding sequence ATGAAGAAACTTAGCCGACGCCTGACATTGACATTGGCGCTGGGCGGCGCGCTTGCGGCTTCGGCGGCAGCGTTCGCCGTCGCCGCCGACAAGGACTTGATCGTGTTCGACTGGTCCGGTTACGAGGATCCGAGCTTCCACCCGAAATATGTCGAGAAGAACGGCGATTCGCCGACCTTCGCCTTCTTCGGCGACGAGGATGAGGCCTTCGAGAAGGTGCGCTCCGGCTTCAAGGCCGATCTCGGTCACCCCTGCTCGCAGAGCGTGACGAAGTGGCGCGAGGCAGGCCTGCTGCAACCGCTCGACACATCGAAGATCGCGGGCTGGAAGGACCTCAATCCCGGCATCATGGCGATGAAAAATCTCGCCACGACCGATGACGGCAAGGCGTGGTTCATGCCGTGGGACTGGGGCAACACACAGCTCACCTACAACTCCTCCAAGATCGACGCCAAGGACGTGCAGTCGCTGAAGGCATTCGCCGATCCGAAGTTCAAGGGCCGCGTGTCGATCGGCGACAATGTCGATGACGCCTATGCGCTGGCGAGCTTGGCCATCGGCCTGAGGGACTGGACCAAGATGACGGACGACCAGTTCAAGCAGGCGTCCGACTTCCTGCGCCAGGTGCACAAGAACGTCCGCTCCTACTGGACCGACACCACCGACATCGTCCAGCTGTTGAGCGGCGGCGAGGTCGATCTCGCCTGGGCCTGGAACGATGCGACGGTGCAGTCGGTCAAGGCAGGCGTGCCGATCAAGTCGGTAAAGGATACCAATGAAGGCATCTCGACCTGGGTCTGCGGCTATGTGTTGTTCAAGGACGCGCCCGGCAACATCGACAAGGCCTATGATTATCTGAACGCCGTCAACGATCCGGAGACTGCCAAGGTGCTGGTCAAGGACTGGGGCTATGGCCAGGCCAACGCCAAGGGCATGGCCGGCGTCGATCCGGCGATCTTGAAAGAAAAGGGCTATGACGACGTGCAGAAATTCGTCGACAAGACGCTGTTCCAGTCGCCGCTGCCGTCTGACCTCAAGTTGAAGATGATCGCCGAATTCGAGAAGATCAAAGCCGGATATTGA
- a CDS encoding flavin monoamine oxidase family protein: MTSELQRTDVVIVGAGFTGLSAALELKQAGVGFLLLEARNRVGGRVEARHNGLGERIDSGGQFLCEDMPEVMALAKARGKTFVETYVEGDFITHPSMSAKDAKRTYHGAMAIRERMNGIEPDDPSIEGMTVAAWLERQHDPIDAKTAFRSVIEGLWCLPMDKVPLWHLIDNDRRITNEVPELQYSLRETMQSLAEDLSGDLGDRLRLSEPATRIEHGPQGVRVVSANGAIEARQVLVALPPATAAKLDFAPALPPSLGQALGVWESGAVIKILVRYAKPFWRERDLSGMVMWRDLPGLFACDASRDAEHAALVVFVGGPLALRWRALDAAALRAEVTTRLQEALGPDAGDAIDFSSRDWIQDRWSGGAYSDLIVDVTARDAERTILAGAPPVHFAASELSPSFPGYVEGAIVAGRIAARKIIAELQSPIATSASGS, encoded by the coding sequence TTGACGAGCGAACTGCAAAGAACCGACGTCGTCATCGTCGGCGCCGGTTTCACCGGCCTGTCGGCGGCGCTTGAGCTGAAGCAGGCCGGCGTCGGCTTCCTGCTGCTCGAGGCACGCAATCGCGTCGGCGGGCGGGTCGAAGCCAGACACAACGGACTTGGTGAGCGCATCGACAGCGGTGGTCAGTTCCTGTGCGAGGACATGCCGGAAGTGATGGCGCTGGCGAAGGCGCGCGGCAAGACATTCGTTGAAACCTATGTCGAGGGCGATTTCATCACCCATCCGTCGATGTCGGCCAAGGACGCCAAGCGGACCTATCACGGCGCGATGGCGATCCGGGAGCGGATGAACGGCATCGAGCCGGACGATCCGTCGATAGAAGGCATGACAGTCGCGGCTTGGCTCGAACGCCAGCATGATCCCATCGATGCCAAGACCGCTTTCCGGTCGGTGATCGAAGGCCTGTGGTGCCTGCCGATGGACAAGGTGCCGCTCTGGCACCTGATCGACAATGACCGGCGCATCACCAACGAGGTGCCGGAGCTCCAGTATTCTCTGCGCGAGACCATGCAGTCGCTGGCCGAAGATCTTTCTGGTGATCTCGGCGACCGGTTGCGGCTCAGCGAACCGGCCACGCGCATCGAGCACGGGCCGCAAGGCGTTCGTGTCGTCTCGGCCAACGGCGCGATCGAAGCGCGTCAAGTGCTGGTCGCCCTGCCGCCGGCGACGGCCGCGAAGCTCGACTTCGCGCCCGCTTTGCCGCCCTCTCTCGGGCAGGCGCTTGGCGTCTGGGAAAGCGGCGCGGTGATCAAGATCCTGGTGCGCTACGCCAAGCCGTTCTGGCGCGAGCGGGACTTGAGCGGCATGGTGATGTGGCGCGACCTGCCGGGGCTGTTTGCCTGCGACGCCAGCAGGGACGCGGAGCATGCCGCGCTCGTCGTCTTCGTCGGCGGGCCGCTCGCGCTGCGCTGGCGTGCGCTCGACGCAGCGGCACTGCGTGCGGAAGTGACCACCCGATTGCAGGAAGCCCTCGGGCCGGATGCCGGCGATGCCATCGATTTCAGCTCACGCGACTGGATACAGGACCGCTGGAGCGGTGGCGCCTATAGTGACCTCATTGTCGACGTGACGGCCAGGGATGCGGAGCGGACGATTCTTGCGGGTGCACCGCCAGTCCATTTCGCCGCTTCGGAACTGTCGCCGTCATTCCCGGGCTATGTCGAGGGTGCGATCGTTGCCGGCCGCATCGCGGCGCGCAAGATCATCGCCGAGCTTCAGTCGCCCATTGCCACCAGCGCTTCGGGATCGTAG
- a CDS encoding ABC transporter ATP-binding protein: MIEIRNVTRSYGSFKALDDASLTIREGEFFSLLGPSGCGKTTLLRMIAGFDNPTSGSIAVGGQPMEGIPANRRPTNMVFQSYAIFPHLNVEQNVAYGLKRLKLQGGEEKRRVEEALAQVSLTGLGKRLATELSGGQRQRVALARALVMRPKVLLLDEPLSALDKKLREQMQVELRRLQQAVGITFVLVTHDQYEALAMSDRIAVMFGGRIAQVASPKEIYQRPVNRQVADFLGGMNFVKAEIVEENAASLIVDTLGFGRVKTDKPKAFVRNGGAATLGIRPERLRVLWDNATAKFEVAGKVVERHYFGEITHLIVEIPGLEKPLSVTETNDFGADDIPVGTPIRLAYDPEALVAMGD; encoded by the coding sequence ATGATCGAGATCCGCAACGTCACCCGCAGCTATGGATCGTTCAAGGCGCTGGACGACGCCTCCCTGACCATAAGGGAAGGCGAGTTCTTCTCGCTGCTCGGGCCGTCCGGCTGCGGCAAGACCACGCTTTTGCGCATGATCGCCGGCTTCGACAATCCGACCAGCGGCTCGATCGCCGTCGGCGGCCAGCCGATGGAAGGCATTCCGGCCAACCGCCGACCGACCAACATGGTGTTCCAGAGCTATGCGATCTTCCCGCACCTCAATGTCGAGCAGAACGTCGCCTACGGACTAAAACGGCTGAAGCTGCAAGGCGGCGAGGAAAAACGCCGCGTCGAGGAGGCGCTGGCGCAAGTGTCGCTGACCGGCCTCGGCAAGCGGCTGGCCACCGAACTGTCCGGCGGCCAGCGCCAGCGTGTGGCGCTCGCCCGCGCGCTGGTGATGCGTCCCAAGGTGCTGTTGCTCGACGAGCCGCTGTCGGCGCTGGACAAGAAGCTGCGCGAGCAGATGCAGGTCGAGCTGCGCCGCCTGCAGCAAGCGGTCGGCATCACCTTCGTGCTTGTCACCCACGACCAGTACGAGGCGCTCGCCATGTCCGACCGCATCGCCGTGATGTTCGGCGGCAGAATAGCGCAGGTCGCCTCGCCCAAGGAAATCTACCAGCGCCCGGTCAACCGCCAGGTCGCCGACTTCCTCGGCGGCATGAACTTCGTCAAGGCTGAGATCGTCGAGGAGAATGCCGCCTCATTGATCGTCGACACGCTGGGCTTCGGCCGCGTCAAGACCGACAAGCCGAAAGCCTTCGTGCGCAATGGCGGCGCCGCCACGCTGGGGATCCGCCCCGAGCGCCTGCGCGTTTTGTGGGACAATGCGACGGCAAAATTCGAGGTCGCGGGCAAGGTGGTCGAACGCCATTATTTCGGCGAAATCACCCATCTGATCGTCGAGATACCGGGGCTGGAAAAACCGCTGTCGGTGACGGAAACCAACGATTTCGGCGCCGACGATATTCCGGTCGGCACACCGATCCGCCTCGCCTACGATCCCGAAGCGCTGGTGGCAATGGGCGACTGA
- the betI gene encoding transcriptional regulator BetI, producing the protein MLETVTSMKTSEARDILAETARKSDAEKRGRKASKEVRQLQLIEATIDSLAKRGYAETTMADVADGAGLSRGIVNFHFESKEKLLIATLQHMYDEYSAHWRASLQKAGDDPARQLQQLVWADFDRSICNKRKLAAWLAFWGEAKSRPTYQALSSSRDAYYQQVFIDLCTTLKQSGAYDYEPQVMALALSAMLEGLWLRLMMGTEDTTRETALQAANAFLAAAFPKHYG; encoded by the coding sequence ATGCTGGAGACCGTCACATCCATGAAGACTTCCGAGGCCAGGGACATTCTCGCCGAAACGGCGCGAAAGAGCGATGCCGAAAAGCGCGGCCGCAAGGCTTCGAAGGAGGTCCGTCAGCTGCAGCTGATCGAGGCGACGATCGATTCGCTGGCCAAGCGCGGCTACGCCGAGACGACGATGGCCGATGTCGCCGATGGCGCGGGCCTCTCGCGTGGCATCGTCAACTTCCATTTCGAGAGCAAGGAAAAGCTGCTGATCGCGACGCTGCAGCACATGTATGACGAGTATTCGGCGCATTGGCGCGCCTCCCTGCAGAAGGCAGGCGACGATCCGGCGCGGCAGCTGCAGCAACTGGTGTGGGCCGACTTCGACCGCTCGATCTGCAATAAGCGCAAGCTCGCCGCCTGGCTGGCCTTTTGGGGCGAGGCCAAGTCGCGGCCGACCTATCAGGCGCTGAGCAGTTCGCGCGATGCTTATTACCAGCAGGTCTTCATCGATCTCTGCACGACGCTCAAGCAGAGCGGCGCGTATGACTATGAGCCGCAGGTGATGGCGCTGGCGCTGTCGGCCATGCTGGAGGGGCTGTGGCTGCGGCTGATGATGGGCACCGAGGACACAACGCGCGAAACAGCCTTGCAGGCGGCCAACGCTTTTTTGGCCGCTGCCTTCCCGAAGCATTACGGTTAG